In Stieleria varia, one genomic interval encodes:
- a CDS encoding acyl carrier protein — MSLSEEEIFGKVQESLVDALGVDDDEVTEEATLVGDLGAESIDFLDIVFKLEKAFGITIPREELSPEDILTNSQYVSGGVVTSEGMTELKRRMPWADFSKFDDSPRVQDFSNLLTVGDLCRYVGTKVTD, encoded by the coding sequence ATGTCACTGAGCGAAGAAGAGATTTTCGGCAAGGTTCAAGAATCGTTGGTGGACGCGTTGGGCGTTGATGACGACGAAGTGACCGAGGAAGCCACGTTGGTGGGCGATTTGGGTGCCGAGTCCATCGACTTTTTGGATATCGTTTTCAAACTCGAAAAAGCGTTCGGGATCACGATTCCCCGCGAAGAACTTTCGCCCGAAGACATTTTGACCAACAGCCAGTACGTCAGTGGTGGTGTGGTCACCAGCGAAGGCATGACCGAACTGAAACGCCGCATGCCGTGGGCAGATTTCAGCAAGTTCGACGACAGCCCACGCGTCCAAGACTTCAGCAACTTGCTGACCGTCGGCGATTTGTGTCGCTATGTCGGCACCAAAGTCACCGACTGA
- a CDS encoding 3-hydroxyacyl-ACP dehydratase FabZ family protein has product MKFRQLDRIVSVEPGKRLIAERTLHANEEYLNDHFPRFPVMPGVMMLEALHQAAIWLIRLDDDFESPLVLLREVRGAKFGDFLSPGETLQITAEIIKQVDNLTTVKASAEKEGRVTVSARLILERCGSNEPVELGTDIDVITRSRAKYAELFGEQVS; this is encoded by the coding sequence ATGAAATTTCGGCAACTGGATCGAATCGTCTCGGTGGAGCCCGGCAAACGGTTGATTGCCGAGCGTACGCTGCATGCAAACGAAGAGTACTTAAACGATCACTTTCCGCGATTTCCGGTCATGCCCGGCGTGATGATGTTAGAAGCATTGCATCAAGCGGCGATCTGGTTGATCCGGCTGGATGACGATTTTGAGAGCCCATTGGTGTTGTTGAGGGAAGTCAGAGGCGCTAAGTTTGGTGACTTTCTCTCTCCCGGTGAAACCCTACAAATCACAGCCGAGATCATCAAACAAGTCGACAACTTGACCACCGTCAAAGCCAGTGCGGAGAAAGAAGGCCGCGTGACGGTGTCGGCACGATTGATTCTGGAACGTTGCGGTAGCAATGAGCCAGTGGAGCTTGGTACAGACATCGATGTCATAACCCGGTCACGCGCTAAGTATGCAGAGCTGTTTGGAGAGCAAGTAAGCTAA
- a CDS encoding DUF1553 domain-containing protein — MTTRHASASAATRLSLLTITFCVFLGTAVSGADPGSVEFFENRIRPVLVQKCYRCHSADADEIGGSLLLDSSDAMMVGGDSGPAIHRGDADASVLISAIKYESSEMPPDEPLPSSVVDDFVLWINAGAMDPRQSHGATIPVRDRIDLDVGRPFWAFRPIGSLKSPFGQSMTEATADGHAAAKIDAYLSRAHQATSLVPVGVADPETRLRRLAFDLTGLPPSDDLMRRWLADPSPIQWTRLVDELLTSPQYAEHWARHWMDVARYADSNGSDFNATHHEAWRYRDYLIRCMAADVPFDQMIHQQIAGDLLPADNDDQRRDNVVASTFLMLGTKMLSERDKAKLQLDVVDEQIDTIGRAFLGMTLGCARCHDHKFDPVPTEDYYALAGIFKNTVTLKGESQQYVSTWNRVKLPTSSEHVAAVEKFNQQEAELQARIKEATKSVERAKSKSSAPLAGIVVDDADAKKVGAWTDSTYSKDFIGKGYVHDDNADKGKLSISFTTRVPESGIYELRLASFPNSNRAAKVPVTVLTADGEKKLTVDERKADIAPFWITLGKFRFENDADAVVTISNEGTSGYVLADAVQWLSESDLKPAETKSADAGNDNAAEAAAKQTLAALQEDLRKLRAGKPQPLPEAMAPSDLPAESIKDGFVHIRGEVNNVGAEVPRGFLRVCGSDDASIINPQGSGRLELASWLTNPDNPLVARVFVNRVWMHLMGEGLVRTVDNFGERGERPSHPQLLDALATDFVTDGWHLKPLIRAIVVTDAYQRSSEFDSRSYAIDPENRLLWRAHRRRLTAESIRDTMISIAGQLDLRGRVDPMQGRGVLVSSNDANSKASFSDVSEPCRSIYVPVVRSYVAPLLASLDGADPDLLVGRRPTTNVPSQALVLINSPDVNRWAEAAAQRLLAEHDVFDERLEATYRRCLGRMPSNDDRQMAADFFDGQLDSAERWHEYVAAIFASTEFRLLD, encoded by the coding sequence ATGACGACTCGCCACGCCTCCGCGTCCGCAGCCACCCGGCTCTCGTTGCTTACCATCACATTTTGTGTCTTTCTCGGCACTGCTGTTTCGGGAGCAGATCCGGGATCCGTCGAATTCTTTGAAAATCGCATTCGCCCGGTTTTGGTTCAGAAATGCTATCGCTGTCACTCTGCTGACGCTGATGAGATCGGCGGTTCGCTGCTGCTGGACTCCAGCGACGCAATGATGGTGGGTGGCGATAGCGGACCTGCGATCCACCGAGGTGATGCCGATGCCAGCGTCTTGATCTCGGCGATAAAATACGAATCGAGCGAGATGCCTCCCGATGAGCCATTGCCCTCGTCCGTCGTGGACGACTTTGTCCTCTGGATCAACGCTGGGGCGATGGATCCGCGTCAATCCCATGGCGCAACGATTCCCGTTCGTGACCGAATCGATTTGGATGTCGGACGCCCATTCTGGGCTTTCCGTCCGATCGGTTCGCTGAAGTCGCCGTTTGGCCAGTCGATGACCGAGGCAACTGCGGACGGACATGCCGCTGCGAAGATCGATGCTTACTTGAGTCGAGCCCACCAAGCGACATCGTTGGTCCCGGTCGGCGTTGCGGATCCAGAAACACGATTGCGCCGCTTGGCATTTGATCTGACGGGTTTGCCGCCCAGCGACGATCTGATGCGCCGCTGGCTTGCAGATCCGTCGCCGATCCAATGGACTCGCTTGGTAGATGAGCTGTTGACTTCACCCCAGTATGCCGAGCACTGGGCTCGACACTGGATGGACGTTGCCCGATACGCGGACAGTAATGGCAGCGATTTCAACGCGACGCATCATGAAGCGTGGCGGTATCGTGACTATCTGATCCGCTGCATGGCTGCGGATGTACCGTTCGATCAAATGATACATCAGCAGATTGCCGGTGACCTGCTGCCTGCGGACAACGACGATCAGCGTCGCGACAATGTCGTTGCCAGCACGTTCCTGATGTTGGGCACCAAGATGCTCAGCGAACGGGACAAAGCGAAGTTGCAACTCGACGTGGTCGACGAACAGATCGACACCATCGGTCGAGCTTTCCTCGGCATGACGCTTGGATGCGCTCGATGCCATGACCACAAGTTCGACCCCGTTCCGACGGAGGACTACTACGCGTTGGCGGGGATCTTTAAGAACACGGTCACTCTCAAGGGCGAAAGTCAGCAATACGTCAGCACGTGGAATCGAGTCAAGTTGCCCACGTCGTCAGAGCATGTTGCCGCGGTGGAAAAGTTCAACCAGCAAGAGGCCGAATTGCAGGCACGAATCAAGGAAGCGACGAAGTCCGTGGAACGTGCAAAGTCCAAATCGTCTGCGCCCCTGGCTGGCATCGTGGTCGACGACGCGGATGCAAAGAAGGTCGGTGCTTGGACCGATTCCACCTATTCAAAAGATTTCATCGGCAAAGGCTACGTGCATGATGACAATGCCGACAAAGGAAAGTTGTCGATCTCGTTCACGACGCGAGTTCCCGAGTCGGGCATCTATGAGTTGCGACTGGCGAGTTTTCCCAACAGCAATCGCGCCGCCAAGGTTCCGGTAACCGTGCTTACCGCCGACGGTGAAAAGAAGCTGACGGTCGACGAGCGAAAAGCAGACATCGCTCCGTTTTGGATCACGCTGGGCAAGTTTCGGTTTGAGAACGACGCCGACGCGGTGGTGACGATCAGCAATGAAGGCACCTCGGGTTACGTGCTGGCCGATGCCGTTCAATGGTTGAGCGAGTCGGACTTGAAACCAGCAGAGACGAAGTCCGCCGACGCCGGCAACGATAATGCAGCGGAGGCGGCAGCCAAACAGACTTTGGCGGCGTTGCAAGAAGATTTGCGTAAACTGCGTGCGGGCAAACCGCAGCCGCTGCCCGAAGCGATGGCGCCGAGCGATTTACCCGCCGAGTCCATCAAAGACGGTTTCGTTCATATCCGTGGTGAAGTGAACAACGTCGGCGCAGAGGTACCGCGGGGTTTCTTGCGGGTTTGCGGCAGCGATGATGCATCCATCATCAACCCCCAAGGCAGCGGTCGGTTGGAGCTGGCGTCCTGGTTGACCAACCCGGACAACCCGCTGGTCGCCCGCGTGTTTGTCAATCGAGTATGGATGCACTTGATGGGCGAAGGACTGGTTCGGACCGTCGATAACTTTGGCGAACGGGGCGAGCGTCCCAGTCACCCTCAACTGTTGGACGCGTTGGCCACGGATTTTGTGACCGATGGTTGGCATTTGAAACCGCTGATCCGAGCCATCGTGGTGACCGATGCGTATCAACGCAGCAGCGAGTTTGATTCTCGATCCTACGCAATCGATCCAGAGAATCGTTTGTTGTGGCGGGCGCACCGACGCAGGCTGACGGCCGAGTCGATTCGTGACACGATGATATCGATCGCCGGACAACTTGATTTGCGAGGTCGCGTCGATCCGATGCAAGGGCGCGGCGTCCTGGTTTCCAGCAATGATGCAAATTCCAAAGCAAGTTTTTCGGATGTCTCCGAACCGTGCCGTTCGATCTACGTTCCCGTCGTGCGAAGCTACGTCGCACCGCTGCTGGCGTCGCTCGACGGTGCTGACCCGGACCTGTTGGTAGGTCGGCGTCCGACCACGAACGTCCCTTCACAAGCTCTCGTGTTGATCAATAGTCCCGACGTCAACCGATGGGCTGAAGCAGCCGCGCAGCGGCTGTTGGCTGAACACGACGTGTTTGATGAACGGCTGGAGGCGACCTATCGACGTTGCTTGGGACGGATGCCCAGCAACGACGACCGACAGATGGCGGCCGATTTCTTTGACGGGCAGCTCGACTCCGCCGAACGTTGGCACGAGTACGTTGCCGCCATTTTTGCTTCCACAGAATTCCGACTGCTGGATTGA
- a CDS encoding DUF1501 domain-containing protein has protein sequence MTQPVLSRRQFGAMSSFALGSLTVSAFAPFGRAVAGPAVDQPHVPPRVRRVIFLFMHGGPSHVDTFDYKPLLKRDDGKPLPFALPANISAKPTLLNGPWEFKQRGQSGLWVSDLLPHMASVADDLCVIRSMHTKGQSHGQAVGMINTGSDNLVRPSMGAWVSYALGSDHPDLPAHVAIGPATAHGGPRNYGAAFLPAMHQATVVGSNGKPGDGKIAHLDGPFDDARIDRRLDLIQAMNQRHLASSGPDREIEGAIQAVDLASRMRSAAPEVFDLDRESESTRREYGIGEKETDSFGSSCLLARRLAEAGVRFITVSSGQVWDQHGNLKAGHEKNAAATDLPIATLIRDLKRRGLWDDTLIVWGGEFGRTPVVQGSNGRDHNPQGFSVVLSGGGVRGGYAHGETDEYGYYARRNRVHMHDLHATILHQLGIDHERLTYRYAGRDFRLTDIHGEVVHEILA, from the coding sequence ATGACCCAACCCGTATTGTCACGCCGTCAGTTCGGTGCAATGAGCAGTTTCGCACTCGGCTCGTTGACCGTGTCCGCCTTCGCGCCCTTCGGGCGTGCCGTCGCCGGGCCTGCAGTTGATCAACCACACGTCCCGCCTCGTGTGCGCCGCGTGATCTTTTTGTTCATGCATGGTGGTCCCAGTCACGTCGACACGTTTGACTACAAACCTTTGCTGAAACGTGATGACGGCAAGCCGTTGCCGTTTGCTCTGCCAGCCAACATCAGTGCCAAGCCGACTTTGTTGAACGGTCCTTGGGAGTTCAAGCAACGTGGGCAGTCCGGATTGTGGGTCAGCGACCTGCTGCCCCACATGGCGTCGGTCGCTGACGATCTGTGCGTAATTCGTAGCATGCACACCAAAGGCCAATCACATGGTCAAGCCGTCGGAATGATCAACACCGGCAGTGACAACTTGGTGCGTCCCAGCATGGGCGCTTGGGTCAGCTACGCATTGGGTAGTGATCACCCAGACTTGCCAGCGCACGTCGCGATCGGTCCGGCGACTGCGCACGGTGGACCGCGAAACTACGGGGCCGCGTTCTTACCCGCGATGCACCAAGCCACGGTCGTGGGCAGCAACGGAAAACCCGGTGACGGTAAGATCGCGCATCTGGACGGTCCCTTTGACGATGCCCGGATCGATCGCCGCTTGGATTTGATCCAAGCCATGAACCAAAGGCACTTGGCCAGCAGTGGTCCTGATCGCGAAATCGAAGGCGCGATCCAAGCGGTTGATTTGGCATCACGGATGCGGTCAGCCGCGCCAGAGGTTTTTGACCTGGATCGGGAATCTGAATCGACGCGTCGGGAGTACGGCATCGGAGAAAAGGAAACTGATTCGTTCGGCAGCAGCTGCTTGCTGGCACGTCGTTTGGCGGAGGCCGGTGTCCGGTTCATCACGGTCAGCAGTGGACAAGTCTGGGATCAGCACGGCAACCTCAAGGCAGGTCATGAAAAGAATGCCGCAGCGACAGACTTGCCGATCGCGACCTTGATCCGTGATTTGAAACGCCGTGGGCTGTGGGACGATACCTTGATCGTTTGGGGCGGCGAATTCGGACGTACACCTGTGGTCCAAGGCAGCAACGGACGTGACCACAATCCACAGGGATTCTCGGTGGTCCTCTCCGGCGGCGGCGTGCGAGGTGGTTATGCTCACGGTGAAACGGACGAGTATGGCTACTACGCGAGGCGAAATCGCGTTCACATGCATGACCTGCATGCCACGATCTTGCATCAGTTGGGGATCGATCACGAGCGATTGACGTACCGCTACGCGGGCCGCGATTTTCGCTTGACGGATATCCACGGAGAAGTCGTCCACGAAATTCTGGCGTGA
- a CDS encoding CDP-alcohol phosphatidyltransferase family protein produces MTRISHSLLDPLIGPRIKALYPHLRLPRSLPPEAIVLAGHLSAIAGAVGFAFSTRFWWGGVLAAIGVAGNHAADCLDGTHARQTGQCRNGGELLDHFTDPLSFAYWMIGIAVACGRLDIGLAAVCCLFAFAVLTNIKAKMTGEFQLAAFGPTEFKTGLVLLGIVFSSMVGFSVTPDLRVQIATWVYAAMTLSGCCFLVWQLVSSIREVNQSAAPADTSEWVCR; encoded by the coding sequence ATGACACGGATTTCACACAGCCTGCTGGATCCCTTGATCGGACCCAGGATCAAAGCACTGTATCCTCATTTGCGTTTGCCCCGATCGTTGCCACCCGAGGCGATTGTACTGGCAGGTCATCTCAGCGCGATCGCCGGAGCCGTCGGCTTTGCGTTCTCGACGCGGTTCTGGTGGGGCGGGGTGCTGGCGGCGATCGGCGTCGCAGGCAATCACGCTGCGGACTGCTTGGACGGTACCCACGCGCGGCAAACGGGGCAGTGTCGCAACGGCGGTGAATTGCTGGACCATTTCACCGACCCGCTCAGTTTTGCTTATTGGATGATCGGCATCGCGGTGGCATGCGGTCGGCTGGATATCGGTTTGGCTGCCGTCTGCTGCTTGTTCGCCTTTGCCGTGTTGACCAATATCAAAGCCAAGATGACTGGCGAGTTCCAGTTGGCAGCGTTTGGCCCGACGGAGTTCAAGACGGGATTGGTGCTGCTGGGAATTGTTTTCTCGTCGATGGTCGGCTTTTCGGTGACGCCGGATTTGCGTGTCCAGATTGCGACATGGGTCTATGCAGCGATGACGCTCAGCGGTTGCTGTTTTCTGGTTTGGCAGTTGGTTTCGTCGATACGCGAAGTCAACCAGAGTGCTGCGCCGGCCGACACCAGCGAATGGGTGTGCCGGTAA
- a CDS encoding RNA recognition motif domain-containing protein — protein sequence MKMYVGNLAWGVTTDKLKEIFSEYGEVDDAIVMMDRDTGRSRGFGFVTMGDSDAQKAIEGLDGQDFDGRPLRVNEARPHERSSRGGGGGGGGGGGNRW from the coding sequence ATGAAGATGTATGTGGGTAACTTGGCCTGGGGTGTGACCACCGACAAGTTGAAAGAGATTTTTAGCGAGTATGGCGAAGTCGACGATGCAATCGTCATGATGGACCGTGACACGGGCCGGTCCCGCGGATTCGGTTTTGTGACCATGGGCGACTCAGACGCTCAAAAAGCGATCGAAGGTTTGGACGGTCAAGATTTTGACGGACGTCCTCTCCGTGTGAACGAAGCTCGTCCACACGAACGCTCGTCCCGCGGCGGCGGCGGTGGCGGCGGCGGTGGCGGCGGAAACCGCTGGTAA
- a CDS encoding HlyD family efflux transporter periplasmic adaptor subunit — MNDIHHLQDASTFELGDARLRLRETLRFSLQQGRYLTSYLIEDTSSGSFYRVGKAEYTFLSLLDGKTTLATAMSMTCGILGEDALSEQEAAQLCKWLVESGLAVTKASTSASRQRKVRREAADTKLQQQLNPISVRIPLGNPARLVDKLTSVARYVITWPMGIAWVATMLWAIVSFAAESERFSLSQLNIHSRDTWIWFGITWCVLKLIHESAHAVACHRFGGRVAGCGVLFLLLIPLPYVDVTSAWRFSNKYHRILVSAAGMLAETWLAAIATLVWVRVGPGMTSQICVNMMLAAGVNTLLFNLNPLMKFDGYHMLADWLELPNLAKHGQHFVNGIGRQVFIGLPSRPIPWAGRRGAIVRAYGVGAFVWRIIICFSLILGAANLLPGIGFVIAVFAVGLWVAIPTVGLLRFIVRGSEFEQPDRKRFGMCLGTIVTACVLSGILLPAPTVITAPITIAYEPGAVVRSVTSGFVETVHVSTQDLVKRGTPLITLRNDELISRRDQLATQLRESRLTASGVRSSGEVSLWQVENENVLAYEKQLAELDREINELTIRAPLDGEVILMEEVELPGKFVRAGQELLHMGHPDHKEAIALVSQDDGQSLTGVVDKEVQIRIWGQDDLSRGMIRKITPRVQNDLPHFAFAGAYGGPLAVVDRGQFEETRSHATVGEGAKRQGKPSAELLLLEPRYAMHVTLPAKESCRVRSGQTGLVHMRQRQESLGSYVWRHLLRWISVRIDSTHGI; from the coding sequence ATGAACGACATTCACCATCTGCAAGACGCCAGCACGTTCGAACTCGGTGATGCAAGATTGCGGCTTCGAGAAACGCTGCGATTTTCGCTTCAACAAGGTCGTTACCTGACCAGCTATTTGATCGAAGACACGTCGTCCGGCTCCTTTTACCGAGTCGGCAAAGCAGAGTACACGTTCCTGTCTCTATTGGATGGCAAGACGACGCTGGCCACTGCGATGTCCATGACATGTGGCATCTTGGGCGAAGATGCGTTGTCGGAGCAGGAGGCTGCGCAGTTGTGCAAATGGCTCGTCGAATCTGGACTGGCGGTCACCAAAGCGTCCACCTCCGCCAGTCGCCAGCGAAAGGTGCGACGTGAAGCCGCGGATACAAAGCTGCAACAGCAACTCAATCCGATCAGCGTTCGAATCCCACTCGGAAATCCCGCTCGCTTGGTTGACAAACTCACCAGCGTCGCCCGATACGTCATCACCTGGCCGATGGGCATTGCTTGGGTGGCCACGATGCTGTGGGCGATCGTGTCGTTCGCAGCGGAGTCGGAGCGTTTTTCGCTCAGTCAGTTGAACATCCACAGTCGAGATACGTGGATCTGGTTTGGAATCACTTGGTGTGTCCTGAAACTGATCCACGAGTCAGCCCATGCCGTTGCTTGTCATCGATTCGGCGGTCGTGTTGCCGGATGCGGCGTGTTGTTTCTGCTGCTGATTCCACTGCCCTACGTCGATGTGACGAGCGCATGGCGATTCAGCAACAAATACCATCGTATTCTGGTTTCCGCCGCTGGCATGCTGGCAGAAACCTGGCTTGCCGCGATCGCAACCTTGGTATGGGTCCGAGTCGGCCCGGGAATGACCAGTCAAATTTGCGTCAACATGATGCTCGCTGCCGGTGTGAACACGCTCTTGTTCAACCTCAATCCGTTGATGAAGTTCGACGGCTATCACATGCTGGCCGATTGGTTGGAATTGCCCAACCTTGCCAAGCACGGACAACACTTTGTAAACGGCATCGGTCGTCAAGTCTTTATTGGATTGCCGTCGCGTCCCATTCCCTGGGCGGGACGCCGAGGAGCGATCGTTCGTGCGTACGGAGTCGGCGCATTCGTGTGGCGAATCATCATCTGTTTTTCCCTGATCCTAGGTGCTGCCAACCTGCTGCCGGGGATCGGTTTCGTCATTGCGGTTTTTGCGGTGGGACTGTGGGTTGCGATCCCGACCGTCGGTCTATTGCGGTTCATCGTTCGAGGCAGCGAGTTTGAGCAACCTGATCGCAAACGATTCGGCATGTGCCTTGGAACCATCGTCACGGCTTGTGTGCTGAGCGGAATCCTATTGCCGGCGCCGACGGTCATCACCGCACCGATCACGATCGCCTATGAACCCGGCGCGGTGGTGCGAAGTGTGACGTCGGGATTTGTCGAAACGGTTCATGTCAGCACACAAGATTTAGTCAAACGCGGAACGCCACTGATCACTTTGCGAAACGATGAACTGATTTCTCGACGCGATCAGCTAGCGACGCAGTTGCGTGAGTCTCGCTTGACTGCCTCTGGCGTACGCAGCAGCGGCGAGGTTTCATTGTGGCAAGTCGAGAACGAAAACGTCTTGGCGTACGAAAAACAGCTTGCTGAACTCGACCGAGAGATCAATGAACTCACCATTCGTGCTCCGCTGGATGGAGAAGTCATTTTGATGGAGGAAGTGGAACTGCCTGGTAAGTTCGTCAGGGCGGGTCAAGAGTTGTTGCACATGGGACACCCCGATCACAAGGAGGCCATCGCTTTGGTCAGCCAAGACGACGGGCAGTCCTTGACCGGTGTTGTGGACAAAGAGGTGCAGATTCGGATTTGGGGACAGGATGATTTGAGCCGAGGGATGATCCGGAAAATCACGCCTCGGGTTCAAAACGATCTGCCCCACTTTGCCTTTGCAGGTGCCTACGGCGGGCCATTAGCCGTCGTGGACCGGGGCCAGTTCGAGGAAACCAGATCGCATGCCACGGTCGGCGAAGGTGCGAAACGGCAGGGAAAACCAAGCGCCGAACTGTTGCTTTTGGAGCCCCGATACGCCATGCACGTGACTTTGCCGGCCAAAGAAAGCTGTCGTGTCCGCAGCGGGCAAACGGGACTCGTGCACATGCGTCAGCGACAGGAGTCCCTGGGCAGCTACGTTTGGCGGCATCTTTTGCGGTGGATTTCGGTCCGAATCGACTCCACGCATGGGATTTAG
- a CDS encoding efflux RND transporter periplasmic adaptor subunit — protein MTDESPTNGPATSETTTIGPTAKPPSVRPLASGTVTGDATSIDKPAALDIPGLHQALHHVMHLNGDRPSVLRAFREAIIKTTGAVGVGILTQTPAAGWRMGSDDVSGRIPTRPDFVKKFGSTCDAVLKRGTIQMERFLGLESIYVPVADGETNLVVLVLSHKHNVQEMLMALDATAVYITLYLESSHATDNDWKVQALAAVIDLVAKLESQETVDEACHVVANELARHLDVNQVAIGTRFGKRLHVRSLSGTVKLQPGSPAHDAIEMTLNESLLRKEIGVYPTTDDNQSHLLVAHRQLCVDLKCEGVLSTPLETSDGRVVGTMLITGPAKKIQAKQLRQFVRTAAPSIAGGLLVSHRMQRSRLVRAWQTMGTRIRSKKSVVWIVTGLVLVSLLMMPVRYRVRCGCQTEPTLRRFAVAPFEGQIEQALVQPGDNVAAGDLIATMDGQSLRFELASVMAEQRQAAKQREIELAQRNITASLVSQLESERLAARASLLQHQLNQLEIRSPIDGVVLTGSTEQATASAVDTGDVVYEIGSLDRMRVEVAIPAEEIAHVQVGDPIRIWLTGLTGESFDATVQRIRPESELGDGRNVFIATVTLDNPDDRLRPGMKGTVRIDCERHSLAWNLFHRPWDYLVSRMTWW, from the coding sequence ATGACCGATGAATCACCAACAAACGGGCCAGCAACAAGCGAAACGACAACTATCGGCCCGACGGCCAAGCCGCCGTCTGTGAGACCTCTCGCGTCGGGCACTGTCACTGGCGATGCCACTTCCATCGACAAACCAGCTGCGTTGGATATCCCTGGGCTGCATCAAGCGTTGCATCACGTCATGCATCTCAATGGCGATCGTCCAAGCGTATTGCGCGCCTTCAGGGAGGCGATCATCAAAACGACCGGTGCTGTCGGTGTGGGAATCCTAACGCAAACGCCTGCCGCAGGTTGGCGGATGGGATCAGACGATGTCTCGGGACGGATTCCAACCCGTCCAGATTTCGTCAAAAAATTTGGCAGCACTTGCGATGCGGTTCTTAAACGTGGAACGATCCAGATGGAACGTTTCCTGGGACTCGAGTCCATCTACGTCCCCGTTGCCGATGGCGAGACCAACCTCGTCGTCTTGGTCTTGAGTCACAAGCACAATGTGCAAGAGATGTTGATGGCGTTGGACGCTACCGCCGTCTACATCACACTGTATCTGGAGTCCAGCCACGCGACCGATAACGACTGGAAAGTTCAAGCCCTTGCGGCGGTAATCGATCTGGTCGCGAAGCTGGAAAGCCAAGAGACAGTCGACGAAGCCTGTCATGTTGTCGCCAACGAACTGGCACGTCATCTTGATGTCAACCAAGTAGCCATCGGAACCCGGTTCGGAAAACGGCTCCACGTTCGTTCGCTCAGCGGCACGGTAAAACTGCAACCGGGCAGCCCAGCTCATGACGCCATCGAGATGACGCTGAATGAATCGCTGCTGCGAAAGGAAATCGGGGTCTATCCGACGACTGACGACAATCAGTCTCATTTGCTGGTGGCTCACCGACAACTTTGCGTCGACTTGAAATGCGAAGGCGTTCTGTCGACACCCCTGGAGACTTCTGATGGGCGAGTGGTCGGCACCATGCTGATCACGGGGCCGGCCAAAAAGATCCAGGCCAAACAACTGAGGCAGTTCGTTCGGACTGCGGCGCCCAGCATCGCAGGCGGATTGTTGGTGTCGCATCGGATGCAACGAAGTCGTCTGGTGCGAGCCTGGCAAACAATGGGAACACGCATCCGATCCAAGAAATCGGTCGTCTGGATCGTGACCGGCCTGGTCCTGGTAAGTCTATTGATGATGCCCGTGCGTTACCGCGTGCGTTGTGGCTGCCAAACCGAGCCGACTCTACGTCGTTTTGCGGTGGCACCGTTTGAGGGTCAAATCGAACAAGCGTTAGTGCAGCCGGGTGACAACGTGGCAGCCGGCGATTTGATCGCCACCATGGACGGTCAATCTTTGCGTTTTGAGCTTGCCAGCGTGATGGCTGAGCAACGACAAGCCGCCAAACAACGCGAGATCGAGCTTGCCCAACGAAATATCACAGCGTCCTTGGTTTCGCAACTGGAATCCGAGCGACTGGCGGCGCGAGCATCCTTACTGCAACACCAACTCAATCAATTGGAGATCCGGTCGCCAATCGATGGTGTCGTGCTAACTGGATCGACTGAGCAGGCGACGGCATCCGCTGTCGATACCGGCGACGTGGTCTATGAAATCGGCTCCCTGGACAGGATGCGTGTCGAAGTTGCGATACCGGCTGAAGAGATCGCGCACGTGCAAGTCGGAGATCCGATTCGGATCTGGTTGACCGGCTTGACCGGTGAATCCTTTGACGCAACCGTTCAGCGAATTCGCCCAGAGAGTGAACTGGGAGATGGACGCAACGTTTTCATCGCAACGGTCACCTTGGACAATCCCGACGATCGCTTGCGTCCCGGCATGAAGGGAACCGTGCGGATCGACTGCGAACGTCATTCGTTGGCATGGAACCTGTTTCATCGACCGTGGGACTACCTCGTCTCTCGCATGACTTGGTGGTGA